Proteins encoded within one genomic window of Blastocatellia bacterium:
- a CDS encoding M67 family metallopeptidase, translating to MKIRRCIIAGIEQHARECAPRECCGLLAGHDDVIEHIYRLQNIATMPEVRYFADPKGIFQAQKLIRNRGQRLLGIYHSHPRSAPYPSPTDIAQAYYPEAVYFIISLDPRLQLRAFSIVNGQANEVAYQIIDD from the coding sequence GTGAAGATCAGGCGTTGCATCATCGCTGGTATCGAACAACATGCGCGGGAATGTGCGCCTCGCGAATGCTGCGGATTGTTGGCCGGTCATGATGACGTTATTGAGCACATCTATCGTCTCCAGAACATTGCAACGATGCCGGAGGTCCGTTACTTTGCCGATCCCAAGGGAATTTTTCAAGCGCAGAAGCTCATCCGCAATCGGGGCCAACGGCTACTTGGCATCTATCATTCACATCCCCGCTCGGCGCCCTACCCATCACCAACGGACATCGCGCAAGCGTACTACCCCGAAGCTGTGTATTTCATCATCTCACTCGATCCCAGGCTGCAACTCCGCGCGTTCAGCATCGTCAATGGCCAAGCCAATGAAGTTGCCTACCAGATCATTGATGATTGA